In the genome of Raphanus sativus cultivar WK10039 chromosome 4, ASM80110v3, whole genome shotgun sequence, one region contains:
- the LOC108852210 gene encoding kinesin-like protein KIN-7F, with protein MSDKALLKQRQGEVARHETELRNPAASKCDCARKKDVQIQKMEKEMAELRKQRDLAESRLEDFMRLIEHHHQALKYGTPHFGNHTDKWKDGSAASETSGVVNLLDTRSFISDDDDDDDDDLNEVVLPMHSENPSDEYCKEVQCIEIEETYSVVCSNDNHKDEKEETKNVVGHSEDHANEDERSIVHSEDHANEDERSIVHSEDHANDDERSVVHSEDHANEDERSVVHREDHANEDERSVVHSEDHANDDDERSVGQNVNHGETVPGSSTPPENLREERQESHEIVFPAELEELGFSVSRNDSMSSSCGSNSTGIPTPLGEEGGISTIQSFVDGLKAMANRHQEFSNAEASGKMERDLGRVDGDFERQRKEILELWQSCNVSLVRRTYFFLLFKGGDEADSVYIGVELRRLLFMKDRFSQGKQVSEGGETLTLSSSLKALHKERKMLSKLVSKRFSEEERTRIYHKFGIAVNSKRRKLQLANELWSNPKDMSQVMESADVVSKLVKFTEQGKSMKEMFGLPFTPSSFLTSNKAHGWRKNMPSLF; from the exons ATGTCGGACAAGGCTCTGCTGAAGCAACGACAGGGTGAGGTTGCGAGGCACGAGACCGAGCTGAGAAACCCTGCAGCCTCAAAATGTGATTGTGCGAGGAAGAAAGATGTTCAGATACAAAAG ATGGAAAAAGAGATGGCAGAGTTGAGAAAGCAGAGGGATCTTGCTGAGTCCAGGCTTGAAGATTTCATGAGACTGATTGAACACCATCATCAGGCGTTAAAG TATGGAACTCCGCATTTTGGCAACCACACAGACAAGTGGAAGGATGGTTCTGCTGCTTCAGAGACATCAGGAGTGGTCAATTTATTAGACACAAGGAGTTTCATAtctgacgatgatgatgatgatgatgatgatctcaATGAAGTAGTGCTGCCTATGCATTCAGAAAATCCATCGGATGAATATTGCAAAGAAGTTCAGTGCATTGAGATTGAGGAAACATACTCAGTAGTCTGTAGTAATGACAACCACAAAGACGAGAAAGAAGAAACTAAAAATGTTGTAGGCCATAGTGAGGATCATGCTAATGAAGATGAAAGGAGTATAGTCCATAGTGAGGATCATGCTAATGAAGATGAAAGGAGTATAGTCCATAGTGAGGATCATGCTAATGATGATGAAAGGAGTGTAGTCCATAGTGAGGATCATGCTAATGAAGATGAAAGGAGTGTAGTCCATCGTGAGGATCATGCTAATGAAGATGAAAGGAGTGTAGTCCATAGTGAGGATCAtgctaatgatgatgatgaaaggAGTGTAGGCCAAAACGTGAACCACGGAGAGACCGTGCCAGGGAGCAGCACTCCACCTGAAAACCTAAGGGAAGAAAGACAAGAGAGTCACGAGATTGTGTTTCCAGCTGAGTTAGAAGAGTTGGGTTTTAGTGTGTCGAGGAATGATTCTATGTCTTCTTCTTGCGGGAGCAATTCCACTGGCATCCCAACTCCCTTGGGAGAAGAGGGAGGTATCTCTACCATCCAGTCTTTTGTTGATGGGCTTAAGGCGATGGCTAATCGTCATCAAGAG tTCTCGAATGCTGAGGCTTCTGGTAAAATGGAGAgggaccttggccgtgtggacGGGGACTTTGAGAGACAGCGTAAAGAGATTCTGGAACTATGGCAAAGCTGTAACGTCTCTTTGGTGCGTAGAACATACTTCTTCTTGCTCTTCAAAGGAGGTGATGAAGCTGATTCAGTCTACATTGGAGTTGAGCTAAGAAGACTTTTGTTTATGAAAGATCGCTTCTCTCAGGGAAAACAAGTCTCGGAAGGAGGAGAAACCTTAACATTGTCTTCAAG CCTGAAGGCGCTTCACAAGGAGAGAAAGATGCTGAGCAAGCTTGTTAGTAAAAGGTTTTCAGAAGAAGAGAGGACAAGAATCTATCACAAGTTTGGGATTGCGGTCAACTCCAAACGCAGGAAATTACAACTTGCCAACGAGCTTTGGAGTAATCCCAAGGACATGAGTCAGGTTATGGAAAGTGCAGATGTTGTATCCAAGCTTGTCAAGTTCACTGAACAAGGCAAATCCATGAAGGAGATGTTTGGTCTGCCCTTCACGCCTTCTTCCTTCTTGACGTCTAACAAAGCGCATGGTTGGAGGAAAAACATGCCTTCACTTTTCTAA